In a single window of the Raphanus sativus cultivar WK10039 chromosome 9, ASM80110v3, whole genome shotgun sequence genome:
- the LOC130499734 gene encoding disease resistance protein ADR2-like, which yields MFLSANDCESLESVSCPFYTPNAQLNFTNCFKLGEQARRTIIQQSYLDGWALLPGREVPEEFDHHRARGSSLTLPYSASSKFKICLVVAPNHEIRDYRVSQLLCRRRIGKCELDLSSVKVYRIPRFGTEHLFVFHSGCIEEDKSSSEIVFEFSSKLHDFEIVECGVQILTDQIERSAMCLNPTKRLKTTLF from the coding sequence ATGTTCCTATCTGCGAACGACTGCGAATCGCTGGAGAGTGTTTCTTGTCCGTTTTACACTCCAAACGCGCAGCTTAACTTCACCAACTGCTTCAAACTTGGCGAACAAGCAAGACGAACGATTATCCAACAGTCGTATCTTGACGGGTGGGCTCTGTTACCAGGAAGAGAAGTACCTGAAGAGTTCGATCATCACCGAGCCAGAGGAAGTTCTTTAACACTTCCTTACTCTGCTTCCTCAAAATTCAAGATTTGCCTCGTGGTTGCACCAAACCATGAAATCAGAGATTACAGAGTGTCGCAGCTGTTGTGTCGTCGTCGCATAGGTAAATGCGAGTTAGACCTCTCCTCTGTCAAAGTTTATCGTATCCCTAGATTTGGAACAGAGCATCTGTTCGTCTTTCACTCTGGTTGTATTGAAGAAGACAAAAGCAGTAGCGAGATAGTGTTTGAATTTAGCAGCAAACTCCACGACTTTGAAATTGTCGAGTGTGGTGTTCAGATCTTGACCGACCAGATCGAAAGGAGCGCTATGTGTTTGAATCCAACGAAGCGTTTGAAAACGACTCTTTTCTGA